In Dolichospermum flos-aquae CCAP 1403/13F, the following proteins share a genomic window:
- a CDS encoding molybdopterin oxidoreductase family protein, which translates to MTEFTKTLCPYCGVGCGLEVSPPAQHGKATNRDSEGIPIWRVRGDKSHPSSQGMVCVKGATIAESLDKSRLHYPMVRDSLDAEFRRVSWNEAFDIITHRIQTLRLNQATDSICMYGSGQFQTEDYYIAQKLLKGCLGTNNFDANSRLCMSSAVSGYIQSFGADGPPCCYDDLELTDCAFLIGTNTAECHPIIFNKLAKYHKKNRHVKMVVVDPRRTPTAEAADLHLAIRPGTDIDLLNGIAHLLMKWNYIDTVFIDDCTSNFPAYAEVIRHYSPEVVTSRCGISIEDLETAAKYWGKSKSVLSLWSMGVNQSSEGTAKVRTIINLHLMTGQIGKPGAGPFSLTGQPNAMGGREAGGLAHLLPGYRLVKNAQHRAEVEDFWGLERGQISPVPGLTAWEMITGLETGNVGLLWIAATNPAVSMPDLERTKKALLKSPFTIYQDAYYPTETSAYAHVLLPAAQWGEKTGIMTNSERMVTLCSAFREPPREAKPDWEIFAEVGRRLGFNDKFNFQNSAAVYQEFVQLTRQRPCDMSGLSHGFLAAQGPTHWPYAQGSNSENKRLYTNLRFHTADGRAKFGAYYSKGLAEPPDENYPFILTTGRLYGHWHTQTRTGRIEKIRKLHPQPFIEIHPRDAAALGIIDNQWLEVRSRRGTTKFPAKVTKAISPGTVFVPMHWGKLWADDAEANALTHSEACPDSLQPELKACAVQLVPILVESTVKNYQLQSSQW; encoded by the coding sequence ATGACAGAATTTACAAAAACACTTTGTCCTTATTGCGGGGTTGGTTGCGGTTTAGAAGTTTCTCCACCAGCCCAACATGGAAAAGCCACAAATCGAGATAGTGAAGGAATTCCTATTTGGCGAGTTAGGGGTGATAAATCCCATCCTTCTAGTCAAGGAATGGTATGTGTTAAAGGTGCAACTATTGCTGAATCTTTGGATAAAAGTAGATTACATTATCCCATGGTGCGCGATTCTTTAGATGCAGAATTTCGGCGTGTGAGTTGGAATGAAGCTTTTGATATTATTACCCACCGGATTCAAACATTGAGATTGAATCAAGCCACAGATTCTATCTGTATGTATGGTTCTGGACAATTTCAAACAGAAGATTATTATATTGCTCAAAAGTTACTTAAAGGTTGTTTAGGAACTAATAATTTCGATGCTAATTCCCGGTTGTGTATGTCTAGTGCGGTATCTGGGTATATTCAAAGTTTTGGTGCTGATGGTCCTCCTTGCTGTTACGATGATTTAGAATTAACTGATTGTGCTTTTTTAATTGGTACAAATACAGCAGAATGTCATCCCATTATTTTTAATAAGTTAGCAAAATATCATAAAAAAAATCGCCATGTTAAAATGGTTGTGGTTGACCCTCGGCGGACTCCCACAGCCGAAGCAGCCGATTTACATTTAGCTATTCGTCCAGGTACAGATATTGATTTGTTAAATGGTATTGCCCATTTATTAATGAAATGGAATTATATAGATACAGTTTTTATTGATGATTGTACTAGCAATTTTCCGGCTTATGCTGAGGTGATTCGGCATTATTCACCGGAAGTTGTCACCAGTCGTTGTGGTATTAGTATTGAAGATTTAGAAACTGCTGCTAAATATTGGGGAAAATCAAAATCTGTACTTTCTTTATGGTCAATGGGTGTTAATCAATCTTCAGAAGGTACGGCTAAAGTTAGAACTATTATTAATTTACATTTAATGACGGGACAAATCGGTAAACCTGGTGCGGGTCCTTTTTCTTTAACTGGTCAACCTAATGCTATGGGTGGCAGAGAAGCGGGAGGGTTAGCCCATTTATTACCGGGTTATCGGTTGGTAAAAAATGCCCAACATCGCGCAGAAGTTGAGGATTTTTGGGGTTTGGAAAGAGGACAAATTTCCCCTGTTCCTGGTTTAACTGCTTGGGAAATGATCACTGGTTTAGAAACTGGAAATGTGGGTTTATTGTGGATTGCTGCCACTAATCCGGCTGTGAGTATGCCCGATTTAGAAAGAACTAAAAAGGCGTTGTTAAAATCTCCTTTTACTATCTATCAAGATGCTTATTACCCTACGGAAACATCAGCTTATGCTCATGTTTTGTTACCTGCGGCACAGTGGGGTGAAAAAACTGGGATTATGACGAATTCGGAAAGAATGGTAACGCTATGTTCGGCTTTTCGTGAACCACCCAGAGAAGCAAAACCTGATTGGGAAATTTTCGCAGAAGTGGGAAGAAGATTAGGTTTTAATGATAAGTTTAATTTTCAGAATTCCGCCGCAGTTTATCAGGAATTTGTCCAATTAACTCGTCAGCGTCCTTGTGATATGTCGGGTTTAAGTCATGGGTTTTTAGCCGCACAAGGTCCAACTCATTGGCCTTATGCACAGGGTAGTAATTCAGAAAATAAACGTCTATATACTAATTTGCGATTTCATACAGCTGATGGACGCGCTAAGTTTGGTGCATATTATTCTAAAGGACTTGCTGAACCACCTGATGAAAACTATCCTTTTATATTAACTACTGGTAGATTATACGGTCATTGGCATACACAAACGCGTACGGGCAGAATTGAGAAAATTCGCAAACTGCACCCGCAACCGTTTATTGAGATTCATCCCCGTGATGCTGCTGCTTTGGGTATTATTGATAATCAGTGGTTAGAAGTGCGATCGCGTCGTGGTACAACTAAGTTTCCAGCTAAAGTTACAAAAGCTATTTCTCCCGGTACTGTCTTTGTCCCTATGCACTGGGGTAAACTGTGGGCAGATGATGCGGAAGCTAACGCTCTTACCCATTCAGAAGCCTGCCCTGATTCCCTCCAACCGGAATTAAAAGCCTGTGCTGTGCAGTTAGTTCCAATTCTTGTAGAATCTACGGTTAAAAATTATCAACTTCAGTCTTCTCAGTGGTAA
- a CDS encoding NarK family nitrate/nitrite MFS transporter — MLKGLFSFQGRYRILHQTWFAFFLTFVCWFNFAPFATTIGKELHLLPEQIKTLGICNLALTIPARLIIGMLLDKFGPRITYSLLLMFAVVPCLATALAQDFNQLVISRLLMGIVGSGFVVGIRMVAEWFPPKEMGIAQGIYGGWGNFGAFGSEFALPTIAIATSFVGGSGSNWRLTIALTGIVTAIYGLFYFKSVQDTPIGKVYQKPKKNGSLEVTSLKSFWALIVSNLGLIFALGLLAWRLEQKKIHFLTLSQMYIVWIVLAGLFAYQSYQAYQVNHELLTGQKTYPANQRYQFGQVALLEFTYITNFGSELAAVSMLPAFFEKTFGLEHIVAGMIASIYPFLNLVSRPSGGLISDKLGSRKWTMTIVSAGIAIGYLMAHFINKDWPIPLAIAVTMFAAYFAQAGCGATYGIVPLIKKEATGQIAGNVGAYGNFGGVVYLTIYSLTDPSTLFATMGIAAMICAFMCGFFLKEPKNSFASDNENEGEIINHQSVLIEE; from the coding sequence ATGTTAAAAGGATTATTTTCATTCCAAGGACGCTATCGCATACTACATCAGACATGGTTTGCATTTTTCCTAACCTTTGTTTGTTGGTTTAACTTTGCCCCCTTCGCTACCACAATTGGAAAAGAATTACATTTACTTCCTGAACAAATTAAAACATTAGGAATTTGTAACCTAGCATTAACAATTCCGGCTCGTCTAATTATTGGGATGTTATTGGATAAATTCGGGCCAAGAATTACCTATTCCCTCTTATTAATGTTTGCAGTTGTTCCTTGTTTAGCAACAGCATTAGCCCAAGACTTTAACCAACTAGTTATTAGTCGCTTATTAATGGGAATAGTCGGTTCTGGATTTGTGGTAGGAATCCGCATGGTAGCCGAATGGTTTCCTCCCAAAGAAATGGGAATTGCTCAAGGTATTTATGGCGGTTGGGGTAACTTTGGAGCATTTGGATCAGAATTTGCATTACCAACAATTGCAATTGCAACCAGCTTTGTAGGTGGTAGTGGTTCTAACTGGAGATTAACAATTGCATTAACAGGAATTGTTACCGCAATTTACGGACTATTCTACTTTAAAAGCGTTCAAGATACACCCATTGGCAAAGTTTATCAAAAACCCAAGAAAAATGGCTCATTAGAAGTAACTTCTCTCAAAAGCTTTTGGGCGTTGATTGTTTCCAACCTTGGTTTAATATTCGCATTGGGTTTATTAGCTTGGAGACTAGAACAAAAGAAAATTCATTTCCTCACACTTAGCCAAATGTATATAGTTTGGATTGTATTAGCAGGATTATTTGCTTACCAAAGTTACCAAGCTTATCAAGTCAATCACGAATTACTAACAGGACAAAAAACCTACCCAGCAAATCAACGTTATCAATTTGGTCAAGTAGCATTATTAGAATTTACCTACATTACTAACTTTGGTTCAGAACTTGCAGCCGTTTCCATGCTCCCGGCATTCTTTGAAAAAACCTTTGGTTTAGAACATATTGTCGCCGGCATGATTGCATCTATTTATCCCTTTCTTAACCTAGTTTCTCGTCCCAGTGGTGGTTTAATTTCCGATAAATTAGGTTCGCGTAAATGGACAATGACAATAGTTTCTGCGGGGATTGCAATAGGTTATTTAATGGCACATTTCATTAACAAAGATTGGCCTATCCCCCTCGCAATTGCTGTCACAATGTTTGCGGCTTACTTTGCTCAAGCTGGTTGTGGTGCAACTTACGGAATAGTGCCATTAATCAAAAAAGAAGCAACCGGACAAATAGCCGGAAACGTCGGTGCTTACGGCAACTTTGGCGGCGTAGTTTATCTAACAATCTATAGTTTAACAGACCCATCAACCCTATTTGCCACCATGGGAATAGCCGCCATGATTTGCGCCTTTATGTGTGGATTCTTCCTCAAAGAACCAAAAAATTCATTTGCATCTGATAATGAAAATGAAGGAGAAATAATTAATCATCAATCTGTTTTAATAGAAGAATAA